The Microcebus murinus isolate Inina chromosome 4, M.murinus_Inina_mat1.0, whole genome shotgun sequence genome has a segment encoding these proteins:
- the CXCR5 gene encoding C-X-C chemokine receptor type 5, producing MNYALTLDMDLLSLEDLYKELDNYNDSTDPPLVENHLCSTVEGPVMTTFKAVFMPVAYSLIFLLGLMGNVLVLVILERHRQTRSSTETYLFHLAVADLLLVFILPFAVAEGSVGWVLGTFLCKTVFALHKVNFYCSSLLLACIAVDRYLAIVHAVHAYRHRRLLSIHITCAAIWLLGIIFALPEILFAKVSQPHHNNSLPRCTFSQENQAETNAWFTSRFLYHVGGFLLPMLVMGWCYVGVVHRLRQAQRRPQRQKAVRVAILVTSIFFLCWSPYHIVIFLDTLARLKAMGNSCELSGSLPVAITTCEFLGLAHCCLNPMLYTFAGVKFRSDLSRLLTKLGCAGPASLCQLFPSWRRSSLSESENATSLTTF from the coding sequence TACAAGGAACTGGACAACTACAATGACAGCACGGACCCCCCACTAGTGGAAAATCACCTCTGCTCCACCGTGGAGGGGCCCGTCATGACCACCTTCAAGGCCGTGTTCATGCCTGTGGCCTACAGCCTCATCTTCCTCCTGGGTCTGATGGGCAACGTCCTGGTGCTGGTGATCCTGGAGCGGCACCGGCAGACGCGCAGCTCCACTGAGACTTATCTGTTCCACCTGGCTGTGGCCGACCTCCTGCTGGTCTTTATCCTGCCCTTTGCGGTGGCCGAGGGCTCTGTGGGCTGGGTCCTGGGGACCTTCCTCTGCAAAACTGTGTTCGCTCTGCACAAGGTCAACTTCTATTGCAGCAGCCTGCTCCTGGCCTGCATCGCTGTGGACCGCTACCTGGCCATCGTCCATGCCGTCCACGCCTACCGCCACCGCCGCCTCCTCTCCATCCACATCACCTGCGCCGCCATCTGGCTGTTGGGCATCATCTTCGCCTTGCCAGAGATTCTCTTCGCCAAGGTCAGCCAGCCCCATCACAACAACTCCCTGCCGCGCTGCACCTTCTCCCAAGAGAACCAAGCCGAAACCAACGCCTGGTTCACCTCCCGCTTCCTCTACCACGTCGGGGGGTTCCTGCTGCCGATGCTGGTGATGGGCTGGTGCTACGTGGGCGTCGTTCACAGGCTGCGCCAGGCCCAGCGGCGCCCGCAGCGGCAGAAGGCGGTTAGAGTGGCTATCCTGGTGACGAGCATCTTCTTTCTCTGCTGGTCACCCTACCACATCGTCATCTTCCTGGACACCCTGGCGAGGCTGAAGGCCATGGGCAACAGCTGTGAGCTGAGCGGCTCTCTCCCTGTGGCCATCACCACGTGCGAGTTCCTGGGCCTGGCCCACTGCTGCCTCAACCCCATGCTCTACACTTTTGCCGGCGTGAAGTTCCGCAGTGACCTGTCTCGGCTTCTGACCAAGCTGGGCTGtgctggccctgcctccctgtgccAACTCTTCCCCAGTTGGCGCAGGAGCAGTCTCTCTGAGTCAGAGAATGCCACCTCCCTCACCACCTTCTAG
- the BCL9L gene encoding B-cell CLL/lymphoma 9-like protein isoform X2 → MHPENKLTNHGKTGNGGAQSQHQNVNQGPTCNLGSKGVGAGNHGAKANQISPSNSSLKNPQAGVPPFSSLKGKVKRERSVSVDSGEQREAGTPSLDSEAKEVAPRSKRRCVLERKQPYSGDEWCSGPDSEEDDKPIGATHNCNVADPAMAAPPLGPGQTAQLPLSESSAPGPPHGPPPGLRPDAPGAGGGGVPGKPPSQFVYVFTTHLANTAAEAVLQGRADSILAYHQQNVPRAKLDQAPKVTPTPEPLPLSTPSAGTPQSQPPPLPPPPPPAPGSAPPALPPEGPPEDTSQDLAPNSVGAASTGGGAGGTHPNTPTATTTSNPLPPGGDPGGAAGPALLGEATPTGNGQRNLVGSEGLSKEQLEHRERSLQTLRDIERLLLRSGETEPFLKGPPGGTGEGGPPAQAPPAPQQPPTAPPSGLKKYEEPLQSMISQTQSLGGPPLEHEVPGHPPGGDMGQQMNMMMQRLGQDSLTPEQVAWRKLQEEYYEEKRRKEEQIGLHGGRPLQDMMGLGGMMVRGPPPPYHSKPADQWPPGVGAQLRAPMDVQDPMQLRGGPPFPGPRFPGNQIQRVPGFGGMQSMPMEVPMNAMQRPVRPGMGWTEDLPPMGGPSNFAQNTVPYPGGQGEVERFMTPRVREELLRHQLLEKRSMGMQRPLGMAGGGMGQSMEMERMMQAHRQIDPAMFPGQMAGGESLAGAPMGMEFAGGRGLLSPPMGQSGLREVDPPMGPGNLNMNMNVNMNMNMNLNVQMTPQQQMLMSQKMRGPSDMMGPQGLSPEEMARVRAQNSSGMMGGPQKMLMSSQFPNQGQQGFSGGQGSYQAMSQDMGNTQDMFSPEQSSMPMGNVGTTRLSHMPLPPASNPSGSVHAAPNRGLGRRPSDLTISINQMGSPGMGHLKSPTLSQVHSPLVTSPSANLKSPQTPSQMVPLPSANPPGPLKSPQVLSSSLSVRSPTGSPSRLKSPSMAVPSPGWVASPKTAMPSPGVSQNKQPPINMNSSTTLGNMEQGALPPSGPRSSSSAPPANPPSSLMNPSLPFTSSPDPTPSQNPLSLMMSQMSKYAMPSSTPLYHNAIKTIATSDDELLPDRPLLPPPQPPQGSGPGISSNQPSQMHLNSAAAQSPMGMNLPGQQPLSHEPPPTMLPSPTPLGSNIPLHPNAQGTGGPPQNSMMMAPGGPDSLNAPCGPVPSSSQMVPFPPRLQQPHGAMAPAGGGGGGPGLQQHYPSGMPLPPEDLPSQPPGPMPPQQHLMAKGMAGRMGDAYPPGVLPGVASVLNDPELSEVIRPTPTGIPEFDLSRIIPSEKPSSTLQYFPKSENQPPKTQPPNLHLMNLQNMMAEQTPSRPPNLPGQQGVQRGLNMSMCHPGQMSLLGRTGVPPQQGMVPHGLHQGVMSPPQGLMTQQNFMLMKQRGVGGEVYSQPPHMLSPQGSLMGPPPQQNLMVSHPLRQRSVSLDSQLGYLPAPGSMANLPF, encoded by the exons ATGCACCcagaaaataaattgaccaaTCATGGCAAGACAGGGAATGGCGGGGCCCAATCCCAGCACCAGAATGTGAACCAAGGACCCACCTGCAACCTGGGCTCAAAGGGCGTGGGGGCGGGGAACCATGGGGCCAAGGCCAACCAGATCTCACCTAGCAACTCAAGTCTGAAGAACCCCCAGGCAGGGGTGCCCCCTTTCAGCTCACTCAAGGGCAAGGTGAAGAGGGAACGGAGCGTGTCTGTGGACTCTGGAGAGCAACGAGAGGCTGGAACCCCGTCCTTGGATTCAGAGGCCAAAG AGGTGGCACCCAGGAGTAAGCGGCGCTGTGTGCTGGAGCGGAAGCAGCCATACAGTGGGGACGAATGGTGCTCTGGACCCGACAGCGAGGAGGACGACAAGCCCATTGGGGCCACCCACA ATTGTAATGTAGCAGACCCAGCCATGGCGGCCCCACCGCTGGGTCCTGGCCAAACTGCCCAACTGCCCCTCAGCGAGAGCAGCGCACCAGGCCCCCCACATGGGCCCCCTCCAGGTCTCCGGCCTGATGCCCctggggccgggggcgggggtgTCCCCGGAAAGCCTCCCTCACAGTTTGTGTACGTCTTCACCACCCACCTGGCCAACAC GGCTGCAGAGGCCGTGCTGCAGGGCCGGGCGGACTCCATCCTCGCCTACCACCAGCAGAACGTGCCTCGGGCCAAGCTTGACCAG GCCCCTAAAGTAACCCCCACCCCAGAACCGCTGCCCCTGAGCACACCATCAGCGGGCACCCCGCAGTCCCAGCCACCTCCATTgccgccaccaccacccccgGCCCCTGGCAGTGCCCCGCCTGCTCTGCCCCCAGAGGGGCCTCCCGAAGACACCAGTCAGGACCTGGCCCCCAACTCGGTGGGAGCTGCCAGCACcggtggtggggctgggggcaccCACCCGAACACCCCAACGGCTACCACCACCAGCAACCCTCTGCCTCCTGGAGGAGACCCTGGTGGTGCCgccggccctgccctgctgggggAGGCCACCCCCACCGGAAATGGGCAGCGCAACCTGGTGGGCTCGGAGGGTCTGTCCAAAGAGCAGCTGGAGCATCGGGAGCGGTCCCTCCAGACGCTTCGAGACATTGAGCGGCTGCTCCTGCGCAGCGGGGAGACCGAGCCCTTCCTCAAGGGGCCCCCAGGAGGAACGGGCGAGGGGGGCCCGCCAGCACAAGCCCCACCCGCCCCCCAGCAGCCACCCACCGCCCCTCCCAGTGGGCTGAAGAAGTACGAAGAACCCTTGCAGTCCATGATTTCGCAGACGCAGAGCCTGGGGGGGCCCCCGCTGGAGCATGAAGTGCCTGGGCACCCCCCAGGCGGGGACATGGGGCAGCAGATGAACATGATGATGCAGAGGCTGGGCCAGGACAGCCTCACGCCTGAGCAGGTGGCGTGGCGCAAGCTGCAGGAGGAGTACTATGAGGAGAAACGGCGGAAGGAGGAGCAGATCGGTCTGCATGGCGGGCGCCCCCTGCAGGACATGATGGGCCTGGGGGGCATGATGGTGAGAGGGCCCCCGCCGCCCTACCACAGCAAGCCTGCGGATCAGTGGCCGCCCGGGGTGGGCGCACAGCTGCGAGCACCCATGGATGTCCAGGATCCCATGCAGCTCCGGGGCGGACCTCCCTTCCCTGGTCCCCGTTTCCCGGGCAACCAGATACAACGGGTGCCTGGGTTTGGGGGCATGCAGAGTATGCCCATGGAGGTACCCATGAATGCCATGCAGAGGCCTGTGAGGCCAGGCATGGGCTGGACCGAAGACTTGCCCCCTATGGGGGGACCCAGCAATTTTGCCCAGAACACCGTGCCCTACCCAGGTGGGCAAGGGGAAGTGGAGCGATTCATGACCCCTCGGGTCCGGGAGGAGCTGCTGCGGCACCAGTTGCTGGAGAAGCGGTCAATGGGCATGCAGCGTCCCCTGGGCATGGCAGGCGGTGGCATGGGGCAGAGCATGGAGATGGAGCGGATGATGCAGGCGCACCGACAGATCGATCCCGCCATGTTCCCCGGGCAGATGGCTGGTGGCGAGAGCCTGGCAGGTGCTCCCATGGGCATGGAGTTTGCTGGGGGCCGAGGCCTCCTCAGCCCTCCCATGGGGCAGTCTGGGCTGAGGGAGGTGGATCCCCCCATGGGGCCAGGCAACCTCAACATGAACATGAATGTGAACATGAACATGAACATGAACCTGAATGTGCAGATGACCCCGCAGCAGCAGATGCTGATGTCGCAGAAGATGCGGGGCCCCAGCGACATGATGGGGCCCCAGGGCCTCAGTCCTGAGGAGATGGCCCGGGTTCGGGCCCAGAACAGCAGTGGCATGATGGGTGGCCCGCAGAAGATGCTTATGTCTTCACAGTTTCCCAATCAGGGCCAGCAGGGATTCTCTGGGGGCCAGGGATCCTACCAAGCCATGTCCCAGGACATGGGCAATACCCAAGACATGTTCAGCCCTGAGCAAAGCTCAATGCCCATGGGCAACGTGGGCACCACTCGGCTCAGCCACATGCCTCTGCCCCCTGCGTCCAACCCTTCTGGGTCCGTGCATGCAGCCCCCAACCGGGGGCTGGGCAGGCGGCCTTCAGACCTCACCATCAGTATTAATCAGATGGGCTCACCGGGCATGGGGCACCTGAAGTCGCCCACTCTTAGCCAGGTGCACTCACCCCTGGTCACCTCACCCTCCGCCAACCTCAAGTCTCCCCAGACTCCCTCACAGATGGTGCCCTTGCCTTCTGCCAACCCACCAGGACCTCTCAAGTCGCCCCAGGTCCTCAGCTCCTCCCTCAGTGTCCGGTCGCCCACGGGCTCGCCCAGCAGGCTCAAGTCTCCCTCCATGGCGGTGCCTTCTCCAGGCTGGGTCGCCTCCCCCAAGACAGCTATGCCCAGCCCTGGGGTCTCCCAGAACAAGCAGCCGCCTATCAACATGAACTCTTccaccaccctgggcaacatggAACAGG GTGCCCTCCCGCCTAGCGGCCCCCGGAGCAGCTCCTCGGCGCCTCCCGCCAACCCTCCCAGCAGCCTCATGAACCCCAGCCTACCGTTCACTTCCTCCCCAGACCCCACGCCTTCCCAGAACCCCCTGTCACTGATGATGTCCCAGATGTCCAAGTACGCCATGCCCAGCTCCACCCCGCTCTACCACAATGCCATCAAGACCATCGCCACCTCAGATGATGAGCtgctgcctgaccggcccctgcTACCACCCCCACAACCGCCGCAGGGCTCCGGGCCAG GGATCAGCAGCAACCAGCCCAGCCAGATGCACCTGAACTCAGCTGCTGCCCAGAGCCCCATGGGCATGAACCTGCCAGGCCAGCAGCCCCTGTCCCATGAGCCCCCGCCTACCatgctgccctcccccacccccttggGCTCCAACATTCCACTGCACCCCAATGCGCAGGGGACAGGAGGGCCCCCTCAAAACTCAATGATGATGGCTCCGGGAGGCCCAGACTCCCTGAACGCCCCCTGCGGGCCTGTGCCCAGCTCCTCCCAGATGGTGCCCTTCCCCCCTCGGCTGCAGCAGCCCCATGGTGCCATGGCCcccgctgggggtgggggcggggggcctgGCCTGCAGCAGCACTACCCTTCAGGCATGCCCCTGCCCCCAGAGGACCTGCCCAGCCAGCCACCTGGCCCCATGCCCCCCCAGCAGCACCTGATGGCCAAAGGCATGGCTGGGCGCATGGGTGACGCATACCCACCGGGTGTGCTCCCTGGGGTGGCATCAGTGCTGAACGACCCCGAGCTGAGCGAGGTGATCCGGCCCACCCCAACGGGGATCCCTGAATTCGACTTGTCGAGGATCATCCCCTCCGAGAAGCCAAGCAGCACCCTCCAGTACTTCCCTAAGAGCGAGAACCAGCCCCCCAAGACCCAGCCCCCCAATCTGCATCTAATGAACCTGCAGAACATGATGGCGGAGCAGACCCCCTCTCGGCCCCCGAACCTCCCGGGCCAGCAGGGTGTTCAACGGGGCCTCAACATGTCCATGTGCCACCCCGGACAGATGTCCTTGCTGGGCAGGACAGGTGTGCCCCCACAGCAGGGCATGGTGCCCCACGGCCTGCACCAGGGCGTCATGTCCCCTCCACAAGGCCTCATGACCCAGCAGAATTTCATGCTGATGAAGCAACGGGGCGTGGGGGGAGAGGTCTACAGCCAGCCCCCCCACATGCTCTCCCCACAGGGCTCCCTCATGGGTCCCCCTCCCCAGCAGAACCTCATGGTGTCCCACCCCCTGCGGCAGCGCAGTGTGTCTCTGGACAGCCAGTTGGGCTACCTCCCGGCGCCGGGCAGCATGGCCAACCTGCCCTTCTAG
- the BCL9L gene encoding B-cell CLL/lymphoma 9-like protein isoform X1 codes for MRILANKTRLPHPRRREAPGSPPLSPRGHCPPAPAKPMHPENKLTNHGKTGNGGAQSQHQNVNQGPTCNLGSKGVGAGNHGAKANQISPSNSSLKNPQAGVPPFSSLKGKVKRERSVSVDSGEQREAGTPSLDSEAKEVAPRSKRRCVLERKQPYSGDEWCSGPDSEEDDKPIGATHNCNVADPAMAAPPLGPGQTAQLPLSESSAPGPPHGPPPGLRPDAPGAGGGGVPGKPPSQFVYVFTTHLANTAAEAVLQGRADSILAYHQQNVPRAKLDQAPKVTPTPEPLPLSTPSAGTPQSQPPPLPPPPPPAPGSAPPALPPEGPPEDTSQDLAPNSVGAASTGGGAGGTHPNTPTATTTSNPLPPGGDPGGAAGPALLGEATPTGNGQRNLVGSEGLSKEQLEHRERSLQTLRDIERLLLRSGETEPFLKGPPGGTGEGGPPAQAPPAPQQPPTAPPSGLKKYEEPLQSMISQTQSLGGPPLEHEVPGHPPGGDMGQQMNMMMQRLGQDSLTPEQVAWRKLQEEYYEEKRRKEEQIGLHGGRPLQDMMGLGGMMVRGPPPPYHSKPADQWPPGVGAQLRAPMDVQDPMQLRGGPPFPGPRFPGNQIQRVPGFGGMQSMPMEVPMNAMQRPVRPGMGWTEDLPPMGGPSNFAQNTVPYPGGQGEVERFMTPRVREELLRHQLLEKRSMGMQRPLGMAGGGMGQSMEMERMMQAHRQIDPAMFPGQMAGGESLAGAPMGMEFAGGRGLLSPPMGQSGLREVDPPMGPGNLNMNMNVNMNMNMNLNVQMTPQQQMLMSQKMRGPSDMMGPQGLSPEEMARVRAQNSSGMMGGPQKMLMSSQFPNQGQQGFSGGQGSYQAMSQDMGNTQDMFSPEQSSMPMGNVGTTRLSHMPLPPASNPSGSVHAAPNRGLGRRPSDLTISINQMGSPGMGHLKSPTLSQVHSPLVTSPSANLKSPQTPSQMVPLPSANPPGPLKSPQVLSSSLSVRSPTGSPSRLKSPSMAVPSPGWVASPKTAMPSPGVSQNKQPPINMNSSTTLGNMEQGALPPSGPRSSSSAPPANPPSSLMNPSLPFTSSPDPTPSQNPLSLMMSQMSKYAMPSSTPLYHNAIKTIATSDDELLPDRPLLPPPQPPQGSGPGISSNQPSQMHLNSAAAQSPMGMNLPGQQPLSHEPPPTMLPSPTPLGSNIPLHPNAQGTGGPPQNSMMMAPGGPDSLNAPCGPVPSSSQMVPFPPRLQQPHGAMAPAGGGGGGPGLQQHYPSGMPLPPEDLPSQPPGPMPPQQHLMAKGMAGRMGDAYPPGVLPGVASVLNDPELSEVIRPTPTGIPEFDLSRIIPSEKPSSTLQYFPKSENQPPKTQPPNLHLMNLQNMMAEQTPSRPPNLPGQQGVQRGLNMSMCHPGQMSLLGRTGVPPQQGMVPHGLHQGVMSPPQGLMTQQNFMLMKQRGVGGEVYSQPPHMLSPQGSLMGPPPQQNLMVSHPLRQRSVSLDSQLGYLPAPGSMANLPF; via the exons ATGAGGATCCTGGCTAACAAGACAAG GTTACCCCACCCCAGGAGGAGAGAAGCTCCAGGGAGCCCGCCGCTGTCCCCTCGCGGCCActgcccccctgccccagccaagCCAATGCACCcagaaaataaattgaccaaTCATGGCAAGACAGGGAATGGCGGGGCCCAATCCCAGCACCAGAATGTGAACCAAGGACCCACCTGCAACCTGGGCTCAAAGGGCGTGGGGGCGGGGAACCATGGGGCCAAGGCCAACCAGATCTCACCTAGCAACTCAAGTCTGAAGAACCCCCAGGCAGGGGTGCCCCCTTTCAGCTCACTCAAGGGCAAGGTGAAGAGGGAACGGAGCGTGTCTGTGGACTCTGGAGAGCAACGAGAGGCTGGAACCCCGTCCTTGGATTCAGAGGCCAAAG AGGTGGCACCCAGGAGTAAGCGGCGCTGTGTGCTGGAGCGGAAGCAGCCATACAGTGGGGACGAATGGTGCTCTGGACCCGACAGCGAGGAGGACGACAAGCCCATTGGGGCCACCCACA ATTGTAATGTAGCAGACCCAGCCATGGCGGCCCCACCGCTGGGTCCTGGCCAAACTGCCCAACTGCCCCTCAGCGAGAGCAGCGCACCAGGCCCCCCACATGGGCCCCCTCCAGGTCTCCGGCCTGATGCCCctggggccgggggcgggggtgTCCCCGGAAAGCCTCCCTCACAGTTTGTGTACGTCTTCACCACCCACCTGGCCAACAC GGCTGCAGAGGCCGTGCTGCAGGGCCGGGCGGACTCCATCCTCGCCTACCACCAGCAGAACGTGCCTCGGGCCAAGCTTGACCAG GCCCCTAAAGTAACCCCCACCCCAGAACCGCTGCCCCTGAGCACACCATCAGCGGGCACCCCGCAGTCCCAGCCACCTCCATTgccgccaccaccacccccgGCCCCTGGCAGTGCCCCGCCTGCTCTGCCCCCAGAGGGGCCTCCCGAAGACACCAGTCAGGACCTGGCCCCCAACTCGGTGGGAGCTGCCAGCACcggtggtggggctgggggcaccCACCCGAACACCCCAACGGCTACCACCACCAGCAACCCTCTGCCTCCTGGAGGAGACCCTGGTGGTGCCgccggccctgccctgctgggggAGGCCACCCCCACCGGAAATGGGCAGCGCAACCTGGTGGGCTCGGAGGGTCTGTCCAAAGAGCAGCTGGAGCATCGGGAGCGGTCCCTCCAGACGCTTCGAGACATTGAGCGGCTGCTCCTGCGCAGCGGGGAGACCGAGCCCTTCCTCAAGGGGCCCCCAGGAGGAACGGGCGAGGGGGGCCCGCCAGCACAAGCCCCACCCGCCCCCCAGCAGCCACCCACCGCCCCTCCCAGTGGGCTGAAGAAGTACGAAGAACCCTTGCAGTCCATGATTTCGCAGACGCAGAGCCTGGGGGGGCCCCCGCTGGAGCATGAAGTGCCTGGGCACCCCCCAGGCGGGGACATGGGGCAGCAGATGAACATGATGATGCAGAGGCTGGGCCAGGACAGCCTCACGCCTGAGCAGGTGGCGTGGCGCAAGCTGCAGGAGGAGTACTATGAGGAGAAACGGCGGAAGGAGGAGCAGATCGGTCTGCATGGCGGGCGCCCCCTGCAGGACATGATGGGCCTGGGGGGCATGATGGTGAGAGGGCCCCCGCCGCCCTACCACAGCAAGCCTGCGGATCAGTGGCCGCCCGGGGTGGGCGCACAGCTGCGAGCACCCATGGATGTCCAGGATCCCATGCAGCTCCGGGGCGGACCTCCCTTCCCTGGTCCCCGTTTCCCGGGCAACCAGATACAACGGGTGCCTGGGTTTGGGGGCATGCAGAGTATGCCCATGGAGGTACCCATGAATGCCATGCAGAGGCCTGTGAGGCCAGGCATGGGCTGGACCGAAGACTTGCCCCCTATGGGGGGACCCAGCAATTTTGCCCAGAACACCGTGCCCTACCCAGGTGGGCAAGGGGAAGTGGAGCGATTCATGACCCCTCGGGTCCGGGAGGAGCTGCTGCGGCACCAGTTGCTGGAGAAGCGGTCAATGGGCATGCAGCGTCCCCTGGGCATGGCAGGCGGTGGCATGGGGCAGAGCATGGAGATGGAGCGGATGATGCAGGCGCACCGACAGATCGATCCCGCCATGTTCCCCGGGCAGATGGCTGGTGGCGAGAGCCTGGCAGGTGCTCCCATGGGCATGGAGTTTGCTGGGGGCCGAGGCCTCCTCAGCCCTCCCATGGGGCAGTCTGGGCTGAGGGAGGTGGATCCCCCCATGGGGCCAGGCAACCTCAACATGAACATGAATGTGAACATGAACATGAACATGAACCTGAATGTGCAGATGACCCCGCAGCAGCAGATGCTGATGTCGCAGAAGATGCGGGGCCCCAGCGACATGATGGGGCCCCAGGGCCTCAGTCCTGAGGAGATGGCCCGGGTTCGGGCCCAGAACAGCAGTGGCATGATGGGTGGCCCGCAGAAGATGCTTATGTCTTCACAGTTTCCCAATCAGGGCCAGCAGGGATTCTCTGGGGGCCAGGGATCCTACCAAGCCATGTCCCAGGACATGGGCAATACCCAAGACATGTTCAGCCCTGAGCAAAGCTCAATGCCCATGGGCAACGTGGGCACCACTCGGCTCAGCCACATGCCTCTGCCCCCTGCGTCCAACCCTTCTGGGTCCGTGCATGCAGCCCCCAACCGGGGGCTGGGCAGGCGGCCTTCAGACCTCACCATCAGTATTAATCAGATGGGCTCACCGGGCATGGGGCACCTGAAGTCGCCCACTCTTAGCCAGGTGCACTCACCCCTGGTCACCTCACCCTCCGCCAACCTCAAGTCTCCCCAGACTCCCTCACAGATGGTGCCCTTGCCTTCTGCCAACCCACCAGGACCTCTCAAGTCGCCCCAGGTCCTCAGCTCCTCCCTCAGTGTCCGGTCGCCCACGGGCTCGCCCAGCAGGCTCAAGTCTCCCTCCATGGCGGTGCCTTCTCCAGGCTGGGTCGCCTCCCCCAAGACAGCTATGCCCAGCCCTGGGGTCTCCCAGAACAAGCAGCCGCCTATCAACATGAACTCTTccaccaccctgggcaacatggAACAGG GTGCCCTCCCGCCTAGCGGCCCCCGGAGCAGCTCCTCGGCGCCTCCCGCCAACCCTCCCAGCAGCCTCATGAACCCCAGCCTACCGTTCACTTCCTCCCCAGACCCCACGCCTTCCCAGAACCCCCTGTCACTGATGATGTCCCAGATGTCCAAGTACGCCATGCCCAGCTCCACCCCGCTCTACCACAATGCCATCAAGACCATCGCCACCTCAGATGATGAGCtgctgcctgaccggcccctgcTACCACCCCCACAACCGCCGCAGGGCTCCGGGCCAG GGATCAGCAGCAACCAGCCCAGCCAGATGCACCTGAACTCAGCTGCTGCCCAGAGCCCCATGGGCATGAACCTGCCAGGCCAGCAGCCCCTGTCCCATGAGCCCCCGCCTACCatgctgccctcccccacccccttggGCTCCAACATTCCACTGCACCCCAATGCGCAGGGGACAGGAGGGCCCCCTCAAAACTCAATGATGATGGCTCCGGGAGGCCCAGACTCCCTGAACGCCCCCTGCGGGCCTGTGCCCAGCTCCTCCCAGATGGTGCCCTTCCCCCCTCGGCTGCAGCAGCCCCATGGTGCCATGGCCcccgctgggggtgggggcggggggcctgGCCTGCAGCAGCACTACCCTTCAGGCATGCCCCTGCCCCCAGAGGACCTGCCCAGCCAGCCACCTGGCCCCATGCCCCCCCAGCAGCACCTGATGGCCAAAGGCATGGCTGGGCGCATGGGTGACGCATACCCACCGGGTGTGCTCCCTGGGGTGGCATCAGTGCTGAACGACCCCGAGCTGAGCGAGGTGATCCGGCCCACCCCAACGGGGATCCCTGAATTCGACTTGTCGAGGATCATCCCCTCCGAGAAGCCAAGCAGCACCCTCCAGTACTTCCCTAAGAGCGAGAACCAGCCCCCCAAGACCCAGCCCCCCAATCTGCATCTAATGAACCTGCAGAACATGATGGCGGAGCAGACCCCCTCTCGGCCCCCGAACCTCCCGGGCCAGCAGGGTGTTCAACGGGGCCTCAACATGTCCATGTGCCACCCCGGACAGATGTCCTTGCTGGGCAGGACAGGTGTGCCCCCACAGCAGGGCATGGTGCCCCACGGCCTGCACCAGGGCGTCATGTCCCCTCCACAAGGCCTCATGACCCAGCAGAATTTCATGCTGATGAAGCAACGGGGCGTGGGGGGAGAGGTCTACAGCCAGCCCCCCCACATGCTCTCCCCACAGGGCTCCCTCATGGGTCCCCCTCCCCAGCAGAACCTCATGGTGTCCCACCCCCTGCGGCAGCGCAGTGTGTCTCTGGACAGCCAGTTGGGCTACCTCCCGGCGCCGGGCAGCATGGCCAACCTGCCCTTCTAG